In a genomic window of Comamonadaceae bacterium OTU4NAUVB1:
- a CDS encoding mannitol dehydrogenase family protein, translating into MLHLGLGSFHRAHQAVYLQALHDAGDTRWSLAGANLRPDMAEVLAALRAQGGRYTLETISPAGEVRYQRIGSIREVLPFESDLAGVIALGADPATRIVSFTVTEAGYYLDADHRLDPAFAELAADIERARRGESGQTIYGAVCAILRVRRDAGAGPVTLLNCDNLRHNGERFRGGLLEFIERAGDPALRDWTAANTTSPNAMVDRITPRPPPELRERVRAATGWDDAAPVTGERFIQWVIEDDFIAGRPAWETVGVELVASVQPYEEAKIRLLNATHSCIAWAGTLVGLQFIHEGTHTPAIREMARRYVTDDVIPVLGTPGAPSPVDLPAYRDVVLERFGNPAIRDTNQRVAADGFSKIPGFIAPTVRERLARGEPIEAVAMLPALFLAFLGRWHRGALPYTYQDQGMDPAVAHAMCEAADPVAAFCADAGLWGDLAGDARLIDAVRRAGARVDAFVAAASTGAR; encoded by the coding sequence ATCCTGCACCTGGGCCTGGGCTCGTTCCACCGCGCGCACCAGGCGGTGTACCTGCAGGCGCTGCACGACGCCGGCGACACGCGCTGGTCGCTCGCCGGCGCCAACCTCCGTCCCGACATGGCCGAGGTGCTGGCCGCGCTGCGCGCCCAGGGCGGGCGCTACACGCTGGAGACCATCTCCCCGGCCGGCGAGGTGCGCTACCAGCGCATCGGGTCGATCCGCGAGGTGCTGCCTTTCGAGAGCGATCTGGCCGGCGTGATCGCGCTGGGCGCCGATCCGGCCACGCGCATCGTCTCCTTCACCGTGACCGAGGCCGGCTACTACCTCGACGCCGACCATCGCCTGGACCCGGCCTTCGCCGAGCTGGCCGCCGACATCGAGCGCGCCCGCCGCGGCGAGTCCGGCCAGACCATCTACGGGGCGGTCTGCGCCATCCTGCGCGTGCGCCGCGACGCCGGCGCCGGCCCCGTGACGCTGCTCAACTGCGACAACCTGCGCCACAACGGCGAGCGCTTCCGCGGCGGCCTGCTGGAATTCATCGAGCGCGCCGGCGACCCCGCGCTGCGCGACTGGACGGCGGCCAACACCACCAGCCCCAACGCGATGGTCGACCGCATCACGCCGCGCCCGCCGCCGGAACTGCGCGAGCGCGTGCGCGCCGCCACCGGCTGGGACGACGCCGCGCCGGTCACCGGCGAGCGCTTCATCCAGTGGGTGATCGAGGACGACTTCATCGCCGGCCGCCCGGCCTGGGAGACCGTCGGCGTGGAACTGGTCGCGTCGGTGCAGCCCTACGAGGAAGCCAAGATCCGCCTGCTCAACGCCACCCACAGCTGCATCGCCTGGGCCGGCACGCTGGTCGGGCTGCAGTTCATCCACGAGGGCACGCACACCCCGGCCATCCGCGAGATGGCCCGTCGCTACGTCACCGACGACGTGATCCCGGTGCTGGGCACGCCCGGCGCGCCCAGCCCGGTCGACCTGCCGGCCTACCGCGACGTGGTGCTCGAGCGCTTCGGCAATCCGGCCATCCGCGACACCAACCAGCGCGTGGCGGCCGACGGCTTCTCCAAGATCCCCGGCTTCATCGCGCCCACCGTGCGCGAGCGGCTGGCGCGCGGCGAGCCGATCGAGGCCGTGGCGATGCTGCCGGCGCTGTTCCTGGCCTTCCTCGGGCGCTGGCACCGGGGCGCGCTGCCCTACACCTACCAGGACCAGGGCATGGACCCGGCCGTGGCGCACGCGATGTGCGAGGCCGCCGATCCGGTCGCGGCCTTCTGCGCCGATGCCGGGCTGTGGGGCGATCTGGCCGGCGACGCCCGGCTGATCGACGCGGTGCGGCGCGCCGGCGCGCGGGTCGACGCCTTCGTGGCGGCGGCGTCCACCGGCGCGCGCTGA
- a CDS encoding AraC family transcriptional regulator, translated as MSTVRTRATPRQRQPEVEHDLARSAALGYETSGEAGWIRCLAHGFPSPLSRWHCHDEYELHLITETSGKAFVGDWIGPFQPGHLVLCGPRLPHNWISLDMPEAGVVARDLVIQFRHEPVAQAATQIPELAGVTHLLERARHGIEFFGLSTRARDHWTRIKGAHGLRRLAAFCEFLADLAECNDYRLLSSVQMKGAEGDAEGDRINAIVTRITDHVAEPIALADVAAELGMSESRFSRYFKRSTGNNFTDFVNRVRINNACHLLMQTEHFVTDICYQVGFNNVANFNRRFLEVKGMTPSEFRRQADSRFGGDR; from the coding sequence ATGTCCACCGTCCGCACCCGCGCCACCCCCCGCCAGCGCCAGCCCGAGGTCGAGCACGACCTCGCGCGCTCGGCCGCGCTGGGTTACGAGACCTCCGGCGAGGCCGGCTGGATCCGCTGCCTGGCGCACGGCTTCCCGAGCCCGCTGTCGCGCTGGCACTGCCACGACGAGTACGAGCTGCACCTCATCACCGAGACCTCCGGCAAGGCCTTCGTCGGCGACTGGATCGGCCCGTTCCAGCCCGGCCACCTGGTGCTGTGCGGCCCGCGGCTGCCGCACAACTGGATCTCGCTGGACATGCCCGAGGCCGGCGTGGTGGCGCGCGACCTGGTCATCCAGTTCCGCCACGAGCCGGTGGCGCAGGCCGCGACGCAGATCCCCGAACTCGCCGGCGTCACGCACCTCTTGGAGCGGGCGCGCCACGGCATCGAGTTCTTCGGCCTCTCCACGCGGGCCCGCGACCACTGGACGCGCATCAAGGGCGCCCACGGGCTGCGGCGCCTGGCGGCGTTCTGCGAATTCCTCGCCGACCTGGCCGAGTGCAACGACTACCGGCTGCTGTCGAGCGTGCAGATGAAGGGCGCCGAGGGCGACGCCGAAGGCGACCGCATCAACGCCATCGTCACGCGCATCACCGACCACGTCGCCGAGCCGATCGCGCTGGCCGACGTGGCCGCCGAACTGGGCATGAGCGAGAGCCGCTTCAGCCGCTACTTCAAGCGCTCGACCGGCAACAACTTCACCGACTTCGTCAACCGGGTGCGCATCAACAACGCCTGCCACCTGCTGATGCAGACCGAGCACTTCGTCACCGACATCTGCTATCAGGTCGGCTTCAACAACGTCGCCAACTTCAACCGGCGCTTCCTGGAGGTCAAGGGCATGACGCCCAGCGAGTTCCGGCGGCAGGCCGACAGCCGCTTCGGCGGCGACCGCTGA
- the xylB gene encoding xylulokinase, protein MYLGLDLGTSELKALLLADDHRIVAVARASLTVSRPRPLWSEQDPARWWEALETVMSALRASQPGALAAVRAIGLSGQMHGAVLLDAGDAVLRPAILWNDGRSAAQCEALADAVPRLGEIAGNLAMPGFTAPKLMWVRAHEPALFARTRRVLLPKDWLRLRLTGEAVGEMSDASGTLWLDVGRRDWSDELLAATGLGREHMPRLVEGDAVSARLLPALAERWGLRPGIAVAGGGGDNAASAVGMGLIEAGQGFVSLGTSGVIFVCGARFAPRPEAAVHAFCHALPGRWHQMSVMLSAASAVGWAARCFGFVDEPALLAAAATATAAMRARAPLFLPYLAGERSPHNDAGAQGVLHGLTHAHGPADIAYAVVEGVSLGLRDGLDTLERPAGDLLLVGGGARSVWWGQLLADILEVPLALAEGGEAGGALGAARLAWLADGGDAASVCRTPPLQRRFEPDAAQAPGHRARHARFRALYAASRPHFASA, encoded by the coding sequence ATGTACCTCGGACTCGACCTGGGCACCTCCGAACTCAAGGCGCTGCTGCTGGCGGACGACCATCGCATCGTCGCGGTGGCGCGCGCCTCGCTCACGGTGAGCCGGCCCCGGCCGCTGTGGTCGGAGCAGGACCCGGCCCGGTGGTGGGAGGCGCTGGAGACGGTGATGTCGGCGCTGCGCGCGTCGCAGCCCGGCGCGCTGGCGGCGGTGCGCGCCATCGGCCTGTCGGGCCAGATGCACGGCGCCGTGCTGCTCGACGCGGGCGACGCGGTGCTGCGCCCGGCCATCCTCTGGAACGACGGGCGCAGCGCCGCGCAGTGCGAGGCGCTCGCCGACGCCGTGCCGCGCCTGGGCGAGATCGCCGGCAACCTGGCGATGCCGGGCTTCACGGCACCCAAGCTGATGTGGGTGCGCGCGCACGAGCCCGCGCTGTTCGCGCGCACCCGGCGCGTGCTGCTGCCCAAGGACTGGCTGCGCCTGCGGCTCACCGGCGAGGCCGTGGGCGAGATGTCCGATGCCTCGGGCACGCTGTGGCTCGACGTGGGCCGGCGCGACTGGTCCGACGAACTGCTCGCCGCGACGGGCCTCGGGCGCGAGCACATGCCGCGCCTGGTCGAGGGCGACGCGGTGTCGGCGCGGCTGCTGCCGGCGCTGGCCGAACGCTGGGGCCTGCGGCCGGGCATCGCGGTGGCCGGCGGCGGCGGCGACAACGCGGCCAGCGCCGTCGGCATGGGCCTGATCGAGGCGGGACAGGGCTTCGTCTCGCTGGGCACCTCGGGCGTGATCTTCGTTTGCGGCGCGCGTTTCGCGCCCCGGCCGGAGGCGGCCGTCCACGCCTTCTGCCACGCGCTGCCGGGCCGCTGGCACCAGATGTCGGTGATGCTGTCGGCCGCGAGCGCGGTGGGCTGGGCGGCGCGCTGCTTCGGCTTCGTCGACGAGCCGGCGCTGCTGGCGGCGGCCGCCACGGCGACGGCCGCGATGCGCGCGCGCGCGCCGCTGTTCCTGCCCTACCTGGCCGGCGAGCGCTCGCCGCACAACGATGCCGGCGCGCAGGGCGTGCTGCACGGCCTGACCCACGCGCACGGGCCGGCCGACATCGCCTACGCCGTGGTCGAGGGCGTGAGCCTGGGCCTGCGCGACGGGCTGGACACGCTGGAGCGCCCGGCGGGCGACCTGCTGCTGGTCGGCGGCGGGGCGCGCAGCGTCTGGTGGGGCCAGTTGCTGGCCGACATCCTGGAGGTGCCGCTGGCCCTGGCCGAGGGCGGCGAGGCCGGCGGGGCGCTGGGCGCGGCCCGGCTGGCCTGGCTGGCCGACGGCGGGGACGCCGCGTCGGTGTGCCGCACGCCGCCCCTGCAGCGGCGCTTCGAGCCCGACGCGGCCCAGGCGCCCGGCCACCGGGCGCGGCACGCCCGCTTCAGGGCCCTGTACGCGGCCTCGCGGCCGCACTTC